Proteins encoded by one window of Manihot esculenta cultivar AM560-2 chromosome 10, M.esculenta_v8, whole genome shotgun sequence:
- the LOC110624247 gene encoding uncharacterized protein LOC110624247, translated as MQVYMQAQGVWDVVESKNPVDPHSDQIALAAIFQWITEDTLLQLGVKKSAKEKWDALKVMNLGAERVKEVRAQALRWELESIRMENGESVDDFTGKISTVVNKLQALGEVVNETYVVKKMLRSVSPKYLQIASTIDKFRNLYVKMIEEVTDSLKAHEERLRSYDSRIDEHVLLTKGEWKARAESSKTNEKPERKKHNEAHLVEQFEEESTLLMLETSELIHIGEEKEEELMLNEEQMHDFEGVETKGTMWYYDMGASNHMTSNKQALTDLDETVKGNVKFGDGSVVKLDESGAKVVVNGGILRVYDAKDRLIAKVQRTENCLYTMRMIQAKPKCHLTRLSGKSCLWHARYGHLNYQALRKLAQERMVKGLLEIEWHGRLPSVHHMRVFCCIAYAKNTAPHLRKLDDRSMKLVLLGYEPGSKAYQLDSRDVVFQEEEKWKW; from the exons ATGCAAGTCTATATGCAAGCTCAAGGTGTTTGGGATGTCGTTGAGTCTAAAAATCCAGTTGATCCTCATTCAGACCAGATTGCATTGGCAGCAATCTTTCAATGGATCACCGAAGACACCCTGttacagttgggggtaaagaaaTCAGCTAAAGAGAAATGGGATGCTCTCAAGGTTATGAACCTCGGTGCAGAGAGGGTCAAAGAAGTACGAGCACAAGCTCTTAGATGGGAGCTCGAAAGCATAAGAATGGAAAATGGTGAGTCTGTCGATGATTTCACCGGAAAAATCTCAACTGTTGTCAACAAGCTCCAAGCACTTGGAGAAGTGGTTAATGAAACATATGTAGTTAAGAAAATGTTGCGTTCAGTATCCCCTAAGTATCTTCAGATTGCCTCAACCATAGACAAATTCAGAAATCTGTATGTAAAGATGATTGAAGAAGTAACTGATTCTCTCAAAGCTCACGAGGAGAGGTTGCGGAGCTACGACTCTAGAATAGACGAACACGTGCTACTCACTAAAGGAGAGTGGAAAGCACGAGCTGAGTCCTCAAAAACCAATGAAAAGC CTGAAAGGAAGAAACATAATGAGGCACATTTAGTGGAACAATTCGAAGAGGAGTCGACGTTGTTGATGCTAGAAACCAGTGAGCTGATTCACATCGGTGAAGAGAAGGAAGAGGAGCTAATGCTGAATGAAGAACAGATGCATGACTTTGAAGGAGTAGAAACGAAAGGAACCATGTGGTACTATGATATGGGGGCAAGCAATCATATGACAAGCAACAAGCAGGCCTTAACCGATCTTGATGAAACAGTCAAAGGGAATGTCAAGTTCGGTGATGGTTCCGTCGTCAAG CTCGACGAATCAGGAGCAAAAGTGGTGGTGAATGGAGGAATTCTCAGAGTATATGACGCAAAGGACAGGTTGATAGCCAAGGTGCAGAGAACTGAAAATTGTCTGTATACGATGAGGATGATACAAGCTAAACCGAAGTGCCACTTGACAAGGTTGTCAGGAAAGTCGTGCCTATGGCATGCACGCTATGGGCATCTTAACTATCAAGCTTTACGCAAGCTTGCACAAGAAAGAATGGTGAAAGGATTACTAGAGATAGAATGGCATGGAAGACTCCCGAGTGTTCATCATATGCGTGTTttttgttgcattgcatatgccaAAAACACAGCTCCTCACTTGAGAAAATTGGATGACAGAAGCATGAAGCTGGTTTTATTGGGATATGAACCAGGGTCCAAAGCATACCAATTGGATAGTCGGGATGTTGTGTTTCAGGAAGAAGAGAAGTGGAAATGGTAA
- the LOC122724888 gene encoding squalene epoxidase 3-like isoform X2 — MESEYLMGGIMASLLGFVLLYRITAQKKATTSRGVARYEKLESSENGIDQAEKDKKPDVIIVGAGVAGSALAYTLGKDGRNVHVIERDLTEPDRIVGELLQPGGYLKLIELGLQDCVEDIDAQQVFGYALYKGGRSTKLSYPLQSFDSNVSGRSFHNGRFIQRMREKAASLTNVRLEQGTVTSLLEANGTIKGVQYKTKTGQELAASAPLTIVCDGCFSNLRRSLCNAKVEIPSCFVALILENCELPYQNHGHVILADPSPILFYRISSSEIRCLVDIPVSQKLPSISNGEMANYLKSIVAPQPVASTINTLAGALYKVFSASHDPAQDEMRRACFDYLSLGGVFSSGPIALLSGLNPQPLSLVMHFFAVAVYGVGRLVFTLPSAKRIWMGARMISVASRIIFPIIRVEGAQHMFFPKVMAKYCRPLAL; from the exons ATGGAATCTGAATACTTAATGGGAGGAATCATGGCTTCTTTGTTGGGGTTTGTGTTGTTGTATAGAATAACAGCACAGAAGAAAGCCACAACATCAAGAGGAGTTGCAAGATATGAAAAATTAGAGAGCTCTGAAAATGGAATAGACCAGGCAGAGAAAGACAAGAAACCAGATGTAATTATTGTTGGAGCTGGGGTTGCAGGTTCTGCTCTTGCTTATACTCTTGGCAAG GATGGAAGGAACGTACATGTGATTGAAAGAGACTTGACTGAGCCTGACAGAATTGTTGGAGAACTTCTCCAACCTGGTGGCTACCTAAAACTAATTGAGTTGGGACTTCAAG ATTGCGTAGAAGACATCGATGCCCAACAAGTATTTGGATATGCTCTTTACAAGGGTGGAAGAAGTACTAAACTTTCCTATCCCTTGCAAAGCTTTGATTCTAACGTGTCTGGCAGAAGCTTTCACAATGGACGTTTCATCCAAAGGATGCGAGAAAAAGCTGCTAGTCTAACCAA TGTAAGATTGGAACAAGGAACAGTAACATCCTTGCTTGAAGCAAATGGAACAATCAAGGGTGTCCAATACAAAACAAAAACTGGTCAAGAACTTGCTGCATCTGCTCCACTAACAATAGTTTGTGATGGTTGTTTTTCAAACTTGCGACGCTCTCTTTGCAATGCCAAG GTTGAAATCCCCTCTTGCTTTGTTGCTTTGATATTGGAGAACTGTGAGCTTCCATACCAGAATCATGGACATGTTATTCTGGCAGACCCTTCACCAATCTTGTTCTATCGTATTAGTAGCTCAGAAATTCGTTGCTTGGTTGACATACCAGTAAGCCAAAAACTGCCATCAATTTCCAATGGTGAAATGGCCAACTATTTAAAATCCATAGTGGCTCCCCAG CCAGTGGCATCTACTATAAATACATTGGCAGGAGCCTTATACAAAGTCTTTAGTGCATCACATGATCCAGCACAAGATGAAATGCGTAGAGCATGTTTCGACTACTTGAGCCTCGGAGGTGTATTTTCAAGTGGACCTATTGCTTTACTCTCAGGTTTAAACCCTCAGCCATTGAGCTTGGTTATGCACTTCTTTGCTGTGGCTGTCTATGGTGTTGGTCGCTTGGTATTTACATTGCCATCTGCCAAGAGGATATGGATGGGGGCTAGAATGATCTCA gTTGCATCAAGGATTATATTTCCAATAataagagttgaaggagctcaaCATATGTTCTTCCCAAAGGTCATGGCAAAATACTGCAGACCCTTAGCTCTTTGA
- the LOC122724888 gene encoding squalene monooxygenase SE1-like isoform X1, producing the protein MESEYLMGGIMASLLGFVLLYRITAQKKATTSRGVARYEKLESSENGIDQAEKDKKPDVIIVGAGVAGSALAYTLGKDGRNVHVIERDLTEPDRIVGELLQPGGYLKLIELGLQDCVEDIDAQQVFGYALYKGGRSTKLSYPLQSFDSNVSGRSFHNGRFIQRMREKAASLTNVRLEQGTVTSLLEANGTIKGVQYKTKTGQELAASAPLTIVCDGCFSNLRRSLCNAKVEIPSCFVALILENCELPYQNHGHVILADPSPILFYRISSSEIRCLVDIPVSQKLPSISNGEMANYLKSIVAPQIPHELFDAFISAINKGNIRTMPNRSMPAAPHPTPGALLLGDAFNMRHPLTGGGMTVALSDIVVLRNLLRPLHDLSDASGLCEYLKSFYTLRKPVASTINTLAGALYKVFSASHDPAQDEMRRACFDYLSLGGVFSSGPIALLSGLNPQPLSLVMHFFAVAVYGVGRLVFTLPSAKRIWMGARMISVASRIIFPIIRVEGAQHMFFPKVMAKYCRPLAL; encoded by the exons ATGGAATCTGAATACTTAATGGGAGGAATCATGGCTTCTTTGTTGGGGTTTGTGTTGTTGTATAGAATAACAGCACAGAAGAAAGCCACAACATCAAGAGGAGTTGCAAGATATGAAAAATTAGAGAGCTCTGAAAATGGAATAGACCAGGCAGAGAAAGACAAGAAACCAGATGTAATTATTGTTGGAGCTGGGGTTGCAGGTTCTGCTCTTGCTTATACTCTTGGCAAG GATGGAAGGAACGTACATGTGATTGAAAGAGACTTGACTGAGCCTGACAGAATTGTTGGAGAACTTCTCCAACCTGGTGGCTACCTAAAACTAATTGAGTTGGGACTTCAAG ATTGCGTAGAAGACATCGATGCCCAACAAGTATTTGGATATGCTCTTTACAAGGGTGGAAGAAGTACTAAACTTTCCTATCCCTTGCAAAGCTTTGATTCTAACGTGTCTGGCAGAAGCTTTCACAATGGACGTTTCATCCAAAGGATGCGAGAAAAAGCTGCTAGTCTAACCAA TGTAAGATTGGAACAAGGAACAGTAACATCCTTGCTTGAAGCAAATGGAACAATCAAGGGTGTCCAATACAAAACAAAAACTGGTCAAGAACTTGCTGCATCTGCTCCACTAACAATAGTTTGTGATGGTTGTTTTTCAAACTTGCGACGCTCTCTTTGCAATGCCAAG GTTGAAATCCCCTCTTGCTTTGTTGCTTTGATATTGGAGAACTGTGAGCTTCCATACCAGAATCATGGACATGTTATTCTGGCAGACCCTTCACCAATCTTGTTCTATCGTATTAGTAGCTCAGAAATTCGTTGCTTGGTTGACATACCAGTAAGCCAAAAACTGCCATCAATTTCCAATGGTGAAATGGCCAACTATTTAAAATCCATAGTGGCTCCCCAG ATTCCTCATGAGCTATTTGATGCTTTCATTTCTGCCATTAACAAAGGAAACATCAGAACAATGCCTAATAGGAGCATGCCTGCTGCTCCTCATCCCACTCCAGGTGCTCTTCTTTTAGGTGATGCATTTAACATGAGGCATCCTTTAACTGGAGGAGGAATGACTGTGGCGCTTTCTGATATAGTTGTTCTAAGGAATCTTCTTAGACCTCTACATGATTTAAGTGATGCATCTGGCCTTTGTGAATATCTTAAATCTTTCTACACACTTCGCAAG CCAGTGGCATCTACTATAAATACATTGGCAGGAGCCTTATACAAAGTCTTTAGTGCATCACATGATCCAGCACAAGATGAAATGCGTAGAGCATGTTTCGACTACTTGAGCCTCGGAGGTGTATTTTCAAGTGGACCTATTGCTTTACTCTCAGGTTTAAACCCTCAGCCATTGAGCTTGGTTATGCACTTCTTTGCTGTGGCTGTCTATGGTGTTGGTCGCTTGGTATTTACATTGCCATCTGCCAAGAGGATATGGATGGGGGCTAGAATGATCTCA gTTGCATCAAGGATTATATTTCCAATAataagagttgaaggagctcaaCATATGTTCTTCCCAAAGGTCATGGCAAAATACTGCAGACCCTTAGCTCTTTGA